From a region of the Bermanella marisrubri genome:
- the lptB gene encoding LPS export ABC transporter ATP-binding protein, whose product MAILKAQNLAKSYGPRQVVEDVSMSIESGQIVGLLGPNGAGKTTCFYMIVNLVNADKGRIVIDDQDITDLPMHGRAQRGIGYLPQEASIFRKLTVANNILAILETRKDLNNKQRQEKLESLLDEFHIQHIRDSLGMALSGGERRRVEIARALAAEPSFILLDEPFAGVDPISVGDIKSIVKQLKERGLGVLITDHNVRETLDICEKAYIVGNGHIIAEGNAEQVLANQQVKDIYLGDDFKL is encoded by the coding sequence ATGGCGATTTTAAAAGCACAAAATCTAGCCAAAAGTTACGGCCCACGCCAAGTGGTGGAAGATGTATCCATGTCCATTGAAAGTGGACAAATTGTTGGATTACTGGGCCCAAATGGCGCCGGTAAAACGACCTGTTTTTATATGATTGTAAATCTGGTTAACGCTGACAAAGGACGCATTGTCATCGATGACCAAGATATTACTGATCTACCTATGCATGGGCGCGCACAACGCGGAATCGGATATCTGCCGCAAGAAGCCTCTATCTTTCGCAAGCTAACCGTTGCCAATAATATTTTAGCAATTCTAGAAACCCGCAAAGATTTAAATAATAAGCAGCGCCAAGAAAAACTAGAAAGCCTTTTGGATGAATTTCATATTCAGCATATCCGTGATAGCTTAGGTATGGCTCTATCCGGCGGTGAGCGACGTCGTGTAGAGATCGCGCGCGCCCTAGCTGCGGAACCCTCTTTTATATTGTTAGATGAGCCTTTCGCCGGGGTAGATCCCATCAGTGTCGGCGATATAAAGAGCATCGTAAAACAGTTAAAAGAGCGAGGGTTAGGGGTACTGATCACTGACCACAATGTCAGAGAAACTCTTGATATCTGTGAAAAAGCTTATATCGTAGGTAATGGGCATATCATCGCCGAAGGTAATGCTGAGCAAGTACTCGCAAACCAGCAAGTAAAAGACATTTATTTGGGCGATGATTTTAAGCTCTGA
- a CDS encoding HPr family phosphocarrier protein → MLEQSITIINKLGLHARAAAKLVSTSSTYTSKIKISYNGKEVDAKSIMSVMMLAASKGSEVTLHVSGDDEKAAMQAITDLINNRFDEDE, encoded by the coding sequence ATGCTAGAGCAATCCATTACGATTATTAACAAGCTCGGTCTCCACGCCCGAGCCGCGGCGAAACTTGTTTCCACCAGTAGCACTTATACGAGCAAGATTAAGATCAGCTATAATGGAAAAGAGGTGGATGCAAAAAGCATCATGTCAGTCATGATGCTAGCCGCGAGTAAAGGCAGTGAAGTTACGTTGCATGTTTCTGGAGACGACGAAAAAGCCGCAATGCAGGCCATAACGGATCTTATCAACAACCGTTTTGACGAGGATGAATAG
- the yjgA gene encoding ribosome biogenesis factor YjgA — translation MTEDYENEEEYLGPSKSQVKREMHALQDLGKQICEMPKQQQSKLPLSPTMIEAIAEWGRIKKNEAKRRHLQYVGKVMRSEDVEAIQNALELLDPSSEAFNRVLHQQEKWRDRLINDGQSALNAFCEEFEVDDMQQLRQLIRNAVKEQKLIQEGSEKASEKKAKASARKLFLHIKTYYPS, via the coding sequence ATGACTGAAGATTACGAAAACGAAGAAGAATATCTAGGACCCAGTAAATCCCAAGTAAAGCGTGAGATGCATGCGTTGCAAGATTTGGGAAAGCAAATTTGTGAAATGCCAAAGCAACAGCAAAGCAAACTACCTTTGAGTCCAACCATGATCGAAGCTATTGCAGAATGGGGACGCATCAAAAAGAACGAAGCGAAGCGACGCCACTTACAGTACGTAGGAAAAGTTATGCGTTCGGAAGATGTAGAGGCCATTCAAAACGCATTAGAATTACTGGATCCTAGTAGTGAAGCCTTCAATCGCGTTTTACATCAGCAAGAAAAATGGCGCGATCGTTTAATCAATGACGGCCAAAGTGCATTAAATGCCTTTTGCGAAGAATTTGAAGTAGATGATATGCAGCAACTACGTCAGTTGATACGCAATGCCGTGAAAGAACAAAAACTGATACAAGAAGGCTCAGAAAAAGCGTCTGAGAAAAAGGCCAAGGCATCAGCTCGCAAGCTGTTTTTACATATTAAAACTTACTATCCTTCGTAG
- the ptsN gene encoding PTS IIA-like nitrogen regulatory protein PtsN — MSSSIAQILTSERTQWGATCTSKKRLMQHISQFLADSIQDADPSEIYERLIAREKLGSTGIGEGIAIPHSRLAECHETIGALFVLETPIDFDSIDRQPVDIVFVLLVPEEANEQHLKTLSMLAEQFSQSSFRNRLRDARSTSELYQIAVH, encoded by the coding sequence ATGTCTTCGAGTATTGCTCAAATTCTAACGTCAGAGCGCACCCAATGGGGTGCCACTTGCACCAGTAAAAAACGATTGATGCAACATATTAGTCAATTCCTAGCGGACAGCATCCAAGATGCAGACCCTAGTGAAATTTATGAGCGTCTTATCGCACGAGAGAAGTTGGGCAGTACTGGCATTGGAGAAGGCATTGCCATTCCCCATTCACGTCTAGCAGAGTGCCATGAAACTATTGGCGCTTTGTTCGTGCTGGAAACACCTATCGATTTTGATTCCATTGACCGCCAACCTGTAGACATTGTATTTGTTTTATTGGTGCCAGAAGAAGCCAATGAACAGCATTTAAAAACGCTAAGCATGCTAGCAGAGCAGTTTAGCCAATCGTCATTTCGTAATCGGTTGCGAGATGCACGGTCTACCAGCGAACTCTACCAGATTGCGGTACACTGA
- a CDS encoding YhdP family protein: MKRTVLKQSLNSLNLFLVAAFLLMALYSAIGQQVFPYIGQYRQNLEQFLSEQLNSQVDIRSLSGDMNVLVPSIQMEGITIAGKSARQANLSIASIDAVLNPRLSLINLKPVFDRVRLSGLYLSLGDGEPTDSQNNPVGLKSLIQNLLLQQYLELNNVTVDFGDGRTVELDHVVMTGDGFHRLMTGSVVYGEEKSIRASLQLYSEGDPWDLSQFYARGNLDVANADVAYWLKNLFDLSTFESFSPSMNLGFEFKEGLLNYAKFNVSSPRVEMQDYANLKAVNTQFWVKQLSLNSWSIWFDKAKFNLKQEPWQFENFGLNLSRKGQDNRWQYYIQDIELSYLENLLYDLELMPETLDETLDSLRPQGNLRDANLIVNQSPSKETQYNFVARLNDIQLNPYKGAPGIKHVSGVVAANKDGGRVQFESDGAQFNFANIYEQALASTTSKGQVDWRIDQKSIRVTSQDLNIQLADLGRVSGGFDLLLNKASPANDQLLLNLALSNVPVAAHKRLVPKIAGENLTNWLDGALLGGTIQNGQLLLLSELQESDSQLQLELLLNAREGRLRYMDEWPSVQDIHGSVWVQNSKVLGRFEQGQSLGGELSNVSLSYDAEENWLAISSGVKGDSEELLAYFQDTPLKKVVNEQLQDWSITGQHETQLGLFIPLDEGEPIVDVATQIKQSDLSLQGLIFEQTAGSIYYSSSQGLSSNSIDTRLWQEDVRLNIVSDVSESGFSPEIRFDGTANMKGLKQWLSLSLLTPIEGRTNVSGSFYINRLQDGFTGIELSSQLKGLKVDAPKPYGKVENDEKPLKLSYRLNDRQEFRLSYADKLSLAMLLKDQSIFSGQVYLGATEAYIPTSQGLLVEGHLSHIPLDQWQQTWRSIDSASSNDTQVQANASFIKEIKVSTDRLSYKDDHVKDVQASIRPQAKGWRLDVTSPIITGRIDYESDQPLNLDLDYIHWPATVNSEKIDLEPQEDLFTNIDPKQVPALRLSVDEIFVGPTNYGSWSLDLDSDGQQIFINNIDGFIKKLSVKGSAQWQKARANQPPLTSVDLRLASNDVAGIQAAWRTKPVMDADSADAQLIVNWQGSPLQFNNETLNGSTTIRLRDGLFMETGDTGALNAFGILNFAAIGRRLRLDFSDLYQSGIHFDSVDVKANIDNGLIRIVDTLDINGPAADFSASGTVNLNTKELNQQLSVTFPVTSSLPFVAILAGFAPPVAASLFFGEKIVGDEIEKFTSATYDVKGTWDKPKLSLRKRFDNEIEGKQDKGFWFRMKRFFGLGDE, from the coding sequence ATGAAACGAACGGTTCTCAAGCAAAGCTTAAATTCTCTGAACCTGTTTCTGGTGGCTGCCTTTTTATTGATGGCATTATACAGTGCCATCGGTCAACAGGTGTTTCCATACATTGGTCAGTATCGTCAGAATTTGGAGCAGTTTTTAAGCGAGCAATTAAACTCTCAGGTTGATATACGTAGCTTATCTGGCGATATGAATGTTCTCGTACCTTCTATTCAAATGGAAGGTATAACGATCGCTGGGAAAAGTGCACGTCAAGCAAACCTATCTATAGCGTCTATTGATGCCGTACTGAATCCTCGTTTAAGTTTAATCAATCTAAAACCAGTATTTGATCGTGTACGTTTATCCGGCCTGTACTTGTCTCTTGGTGATGGAGAGCCCACAGACTCGCAAAATAACCCTGTGGGCTTAAAGTCACTCATCCAAAACTTATTGTTACAGCAGTATCTTGAACTAAATAATGTCACTGTTGATTTTGGAGATGGTCGTACAGTTGAATTGGATCATGTTGTAATGACGGGGGATGGATTCCATCGTCTGATGACAGGCAGTGTGGTTTATGGTGAAGAAAAATCTATTAGAGCAAGTTTACAGCTATATAGTGAAGGCGACCCATGGGATCTATCTCAATTTTATGCGCGTGGTAATCTAGATGTTGCAAACGCTGATGTGGCTTACTGGTTAAAAAATCTATTTGATTTAAGTACTTTCGAATCGTTTTCTCCTTCCATGAACTTAGGTTTTGAGTTTAAAGAAGGTCTACTTAATTATGCTAAATTCAATGTGTCTAGCCCTCGTGTTGAGATGCAAGATTATGCAAACTTAAAAGCGGTGAATACCCAATTCTGGGTTAAACAGCTGAGTTTAAATAGTTGGTCGATTTGGTTTGATAAAGCCAAATTTAATCTTAAGCAAGAACCTTGGCAGTTTGAAAACTTTGGCCTTAATTTAAGTCGAAAAGGACAAGATAATCGCTGGCAATATTATATTCAAGATATCGAATTGAGTTACCTCGAAAATCTGCTTTATGATTTGGAGTTGATGCCCGAAACATTGGATGAGACCTTAGATAGTTTACGACCGCAGGGTAACTTACGAGATGCGAATTTAATTGTTAATCAGTCTCCTAGTAAGGAGACGCAATACAATTTCGTTGCACGTTTAAACGATATTCAACTTAATCCTTACAAGGGCGCACCCGGTATCAAACATGTGTCCGGTGTTGTTGCAGCCAACAAGGATGGGGGGCGTGTACAGTTTGAGAGTGATGGTGCTCAGTTTAATTTTGCTAATATCTATGAACAAGCTTTGGCGAGTACAACAAGCAAAGGGCAAGTAGATTGGCGTATTGATCAGAAGTCCATTCGAGTCACATCACAAGATCTCAATATTCAGCTAGCTGATCTTGGAAGAGTAAGTGGCGGTTTTGATTTGCTACTGAATAAAGCGTCGCCTGCCAATGATCAGTTATTACTTAATTTAGCTCTCTCTAACGTTCCGGTTGCAGCTCACAAGCGTTTGGTTCCTAAAATAGCAGGTGAAAATCTTACGAATTGGTTGGATGGAGCATTACTGGGCGGCACAATTCAAAATGGACAATTGCTATTGTTGAGCGAACTGCAAGAGAGTGATTCGCAGCTTCAGCTCGAACTACTGCTAAACGCCAGAGAAGGGCGTTTACGCTATATGGACGAGTGGCCCTCAGTGCAAGATATCCATGGTTCCGTATGGGTGCAAAACAGTAAAGTGTTGGGTCGTTTTGAACAGGGTCAATCACTTGGTGGCGAATTGTCAAACGTCTCGTTGAGCTATGACGCCGAAGAAAATTGGCTAGCTATCTCCTCTGGGGTCAAGGGTGACAGCGAGGAATTACTAGCTTACTTTCAGGACACCCCTCTGAAAAAAGTAGTCAACGAGCAGTTGCAAGATTGGTCAATAACTGGGCAACACGAGACCCAATTAGGGTTATTTATTCCGCTAGATGAAGGCGAACCCATTGTCGATGTAGCAACACAAATAAAACAATCTGATTTATCGTTGCAGGGTTTGATATTTGAACAAACCGCTGGAAGTATTTACTACAGCAGTTCGCAAGGACTAAGCAGTAATTCAATTGATACTCGACTATGGCAGGAAGATGTTCGATTGAATATTGTCAGTGATGTGAGTGAATCTGGTTTCTCACCAGAAATTCGGTTTGATGGGACTGCCAATATGAAAGGTCTAAAACAATGGCTTAGTTTGTCGTTGCTCACTCCTATCGAAGGTCGCACGAATGTTTCTGGTAGTTTTTATATTAATCGGTTGCAAGATGGCTTTACAGGAATCGAATTATCTTCCCAACTTAAAGGCCTCAAAGTGGACGCACCTAAGCCTTACGGTAAGGTCGAAAATGATGAAAAGCCGTTAAAACTGAGTTACCGCTTAAATGACCGCCAAGAGTTTCGTTTAAGCTATGCGGATAAATTAAGTTTGGCCATGTTGCTCAAAGATCAAAGCATTTTTAGTGGTCAAGTTTATCTAGGTGCGACCGAAGCCTATATCCCAACCAGTCAGGGTTTATTGGTAGAGGGACATTTAAGTCATATACCTTTGGATCAATGGCAGCAAACATGGAGGTCAATTGATAGCGCGTCGTCAAATGATACTCAGGTTCAAGCTAACGCATCGTTTATCAAAGAAATCAAAGTCAGCACGGATCGTTTGTCATACAAAGATGATCATGTAAAAGACGTTCAGGCTTCTATCCGACCGCAAGCGAAAGGTTGGCGCCTGGATGTGACTTCTCCAATTATCACGGGCCGTATTGATTACGAGTCCGACCAACCGTTGAATCTAGATCTTGACTATATTCACTGGCCTGCCACCGTTAATAGTGAAAAAATTGACCTTGAGCCACAGGAAGATTTGTTTACCAATATTGATCCCAAACAAGTGCCGGCCCTGCGGTTGTCCGTAGATGAAATTTTTGTGGGGCCCACTAATTACGGAAGTTGGTCTCTCGATTTAGATAGTGATGGGCAGCAAATTTTTATTAATAATATTGATGGCTTTATTAAAAAGTTATCAGTGAAAGGGTCTGCTCAGTGGCAAAAAGCAAGGGCAAATCAACCGCCATTGACCTCTGTTGACTTAAGGCTGGCCTCCAATGATGTTGCTGGTATACAAGCCGCTTGGCGTACTAAACCGGTTATGGATGCAGATTCTGCTGATGCGCAATTAATCGTTAACTGGCAGGGCTCTCCCCTACAATTTAATAATGAAACATTAAATGGCTCTACCACTATACGCCTTCGAGACGGACTATTTATGGAAACAGGCGATACGGGGGCATTGAATGCATTTGGAATTTTAAATTTTGCTGCTATCGGACGTCGTTTGCGTTTGGATTTTTCTGATCTATACCAATCAGGTATACATTTTGATTCGGTGGATGTGAAAGCGAATATTGATAACGGTTTGATTCGAATTGTGGATACTTTGGATATTAATGGCCCGGCTGCAGATTTCTCTGCAAGTGGTACCGTTAACCTTAATACCAAGGAATTGAATCAGCAATTATCGGTGACGTTCCCAGTTACAAGTAGCCTGCCTTTCGTTGCCATTTTAGCGGGATTTGCTCCACCTGTAGCAGCGTCGTTATTTTTCGGCGAAAAAATCGTAGGTGACGAAATTGAAAAATTTACCAGTGCCACCTATGACGTAAAAGGTACATGGGACAAACCAAAGTTATCTTTACGTAAGCGCTTTGATAACGAAATAGAAGGCAAACAAGATAAAGGCTTTTGGTTCCGCATGAAACGTTTCTTCGGATTAGGTGATGAGTGA
- a CDS encoding carbon-nitrogen hydrolase family protein codes for MTQTVITVGLVQMTSGKAVQPNLRAAEAAIKRCVEQGATTVLLPEMFVCLGVKNQVEIAQTQCQKGGPVRSQLSALAKDFKVNIIAGSMPLMSSVEDKVLAACLVFAADGSEVCQYDKVHLFDVDVSDNKGRYRESDTFIAGTQSKTVSLDGTLYGLSVCYDLRFPELYQQYQKQSCQVVTVPSAFTYTTGQKHWLTLLKARAIETQSFVMAANQVGTHEDGRITWGQSIVINPDGEIVGELDSEKAGELVVELDLELCQKIRQSMPLLKHKRL; via the coding sequence ATGACGCAAACTGTGATTACCGTCGGCTTGGTACAGATGACCAGTGGCAAAGCAGTCCAACCTAATTTACGAGCAGCAGAGGCTGCGATAAAGCGCTGTGTAGAACAAGGCGCCACTACCGTTTTACTTCCTGAAATGTTTGTTTGCTTGGGAGTAAAGAATCAAGTGGAGATCGCACAAACTCAATGTCAGAAAGGGGGGCCTGTCCGCTCTCAATTATCTGCTCTTGCAAAGGATTTTAAGGTAAATATTATCGCAGGTTCTATGCCGTTGATGTCCAGCGTTGAAGATAAGGTGTTGGCTGCCTGTTTAGTTTTTGCTGCAGATGGAAGCGAGGTTTGCCAGTACGATAAAGTCCATTTGTTTGATGTAGACGTAAGCGATAATAAGGGTCGTTATCGTGAATCTGATACTTTCATAGCTGGGACTCAAAGTAAGACGGTTAGCCTTGACGGTACTCTGTATGGTTTAAGTGTTTGCTATGATTTGCGTTTTCCCGAATTGTATCAACAGTATCAAAAGCAGTCATGTCAGGTCGTGACCGTACCCTCTGCGTTTACCTATACCACAGGTCAAAAGCATTGGTTGACCTTATTAAAGGCAAGAGCTATTGAAACTCAAAGTTTTGTTATGGCCGCGAATCAGGTGGGCACCCACGAGGATGGACGCATCACCTGGGGGCAATCTATTGTCATCAATCCAGACGGAGAAATAGTGGGCGAGTTAGACAGCGAAAAAGCAGGTGAGTTGGTTGTTGAACTTGATCTTGAACTCTGTCAAAAGATTCGTCAGTCTATGCCATTGTTGAAGCATAAACGATTATGA
- the hpf gene encoding ribosome hibernation-promoting factor, HPF/YfiA family, whose amino-acid sequence MQINISGHHVEVTDALRDYVHSKVEKLERHFDNITNVQVTLTVEKLVQKAEATVHAAGAELHANADNENMYAAIDGLTDKLDRQLIKHKEKMVNHRHGNSH is encoded by the coding sequence ATGCAAATCAATATCAGCGGACACCATGTAGAAGTGACTGACGCCCTTCGCGACTATGTTCATTCAAAAGTCGAGAAGCTGGAAAGACACTTTGATAATATCACCAATGTTCAAGTAACATTGACCGTTGAGAAGCTCGTACAAAAAGCCGAAGCGACCGTCCATGCGGCTGGCGCCGAATTACACGCCAATGCCGATAATGAAAACATGTATGCCGCCATTGATGGCCTAACCGATAAACTAGACCGTCAATTAATAAAACATAAAGAGAAGATGGTTAATCACCGTCACGGAAATAGCCACTAA
- a CDS encoding RNA polymerase factor sigma-54 — MKASLQLKMGQHLTMTPQLQQAIRLLQLSTIDLQQEIQNALDSNPLLDVEEEYEGETPQDQSTQSQSENKDTEASENQTQENVGDDATADSDWNENIPDDLPTDSDWDDTWQASASPASSSESYSGGDDFDFDSRNGSTDDLQDHLLWQLNLTPMSDNDHMIAVNIIEGVDDDGYLKVSLEDILASFDPELEIELDELEAVLHLLQQFEPSGVCARDLQECLSLQLKQLPKDTPWLDLAQKLIDNHIDLLGSKDYSALMRKLKVKEDELKIVIRGIQELNPRPGSQIAPQTSEYVIPDVIVRQVKGHWRVELNPEIAPKLRINDHYASMVKRADNSSDNNFIKDHLQEARWFLKSLQSRNETLLKVASKIVEYQQAFLEEGDEAMKPLVLHDIAEAVEMHESTISRVTTQKYMHTPRGIYELKYFFSSHVSTTSGGECSSTAIRAMIKKLIASEAAKKPLSDSKIAAVLEEEGIKVARRTVAKYREAMHIPPSNERKRLV; from the coding sequence ATGAAAGCGTCCTTGCAATTAAAAATGGGTCAACATCTTACGATGACCCCCCAGCTGCAACAGGCCATTAGACTACTTCAGCTTTCAACCATCGACCTCCAGCAGGAAATCCAAAACGCGTTGGATTCCAATCCATTACTGGACGTTGAGGAGGAATACGAAGGCGAAACACCCCAAGACCAATCAACACAATCGCAATCAGAGAATAAAGACACCGAAGCCAGCGAAAACCAAACACAGGAAAACGTTGGCGACGATGCAACTGCCGATAGTGACTGGAACGAAAATATTCCCGACGACTTGCCCACAGATAGCGATTGGGATGACACATGGCAAGCTTCAGCATCGCCAGCCAGCAGCAGCGAATCCTACAGCGGTGGCGATGACTTCGATTTTGACAGCCGCAACGGCAGCACAGATGATTTACAAGACCACTTACTGTGGCAATTAAACCTAACCCCGATGTCCGACAACGATCACATGATAGCCGTTAACATTATTGAAGGGGTTGACGATGACGGTTACTTAAAAGTAAGCCTAGAAGACATCCTCGCCAGTTTTGATCCGGAACTTGAGATCGAACTGGATGAACTTGAAGCAGTTCTGCACCTATTGCAACAATTTGAGCCCAGTGGTGTTTGCGCACGAGATTTACAAGAATGCCTCTCTTTGCAACTGAAGCAATTACCAAAAGACACCCCATGGTTAGATCTTGCACAGAAACTTATCGATAATCACATCGACCTGTTGGGCAGTAAAGATTACAGCGCATTGATGCGTAAACTCAAAGTCAAAGAAGACGAACTCAAAATTGTGATTCGAGGTATTCAAGAACTCAACCCTCGACCAGGCTCACAAATTGCCCCGCAAACCAGTGAATATGTCATCCCGGACGTCATTGTTCGACAGGTAAAAGGCCATTGGCGCGTGGAGTTAAATCCCGAAATTGCGCCAAAACTGCGTATCAATGACCACTATGCATCCATGGTCAAGCGCGCCGATAATAGTAGCGACAACAACTTTATCAAAGATCACTTGCAGGAGGCTCGTTGGTTCTTAAAGAGTCTTCAAAGCCGCAATGAGACGCTACTCAAAGTTGCTAGCAAAATCGTAGAATATCAACAGGCCTTCTTAGAAGAAGGGGATGAAGCTATGAAACCTCTTGTATTGCACGATATTGCAGAAGCGGTTGAAATGCATGAATCCACAATATCTCGTGTCACCACACAAAAATATATGCACACACCACGAGGTATCTATGAGTTAAAGTACTTCTTCTCAAGCCATGTGAGCACTACTAGTGGTGGCGAATGCTCATCTACCGCTATCCGCGCAATGATTAAAAAACTTATCGCCAGCGAAGCCGCTAAAAAGCCATTAAGCGATAGTAAAATCGCTGCGGTTCTCGAAGAAGAAGGCATCAAAGTCGCAAGACGTACTGTGGCCAAATATAGAGAAGCCATGCATATACCCCCCTCTAATGAACGCAAGAGGTTGGTATAA
- the rapZ gene encoding RNase adapter RapZ, whose product MKLVIISGRSGSGKSTALNVLEDLGFYCIDNLPVMLLPTLMQQANQQGTGLVGMAVSIDARNIRSELGNFADIVSQLPNDCILEIIYLDAHVDTLLTRFSATRRKHPLTDADVPLFEAINKEVELLHHIADMADLTIDTTHLSMHQLRTMIKNRVVDKDSNEMSILFESFGFKHGIPKDSDLVFDVRCLPNPYWDPQLRHFTGQDQAIIDFLSDESSVNEMYSDIDDYLQKWLPEFQNNNRTYMTISIGCTGGQHRSVYMTERLYQAYEKRYQNVQLRHRELNP is encoded by the coding sequence ATGAAATTGGTCATCATTAGTGGACGCAGCGGTTCTGGCAAGAGCACTGCGTTGAATGTGCTAGAAGATCTCGGCTTCTACTGCATTGACAATCTACCAGTCATGCTATTGCCTACCTTAATGCAACAAGCGAATCAGCAGGGCACCGGTCTTGTGGGCATGGCCGTCAGTATTGATGCTCGCAACATACGCTCTGAATTAGGTAATTTTGCCGACATCGTTAGCCAGCTGCCAAACGATTGCATCTTGGAGATCATCTATCTAGATGCCCATGTGGACACTCTGCTCACTCGGTTTAGCGCAACACGACGCAAACACCCTCTAACGGATGCCGATGTACCTTTATTTGAGGCAATAAATAAAGAGGTAGAGCTACTGCATCATATTGCCGACATGGCAGACCTCACCATTGATACCACCCATTTATCCATGCACCAACTGCGCACAATGATTAAAAACCGCGTGGTGGACAAAGATAGCAACGAGATGTCGATTCTATTTGAATCTTTTGGGTTTAAGCATGGCATACCAAAAGACAGTGACTTGGTGTTTGATGTACGCTGCTTGCCCAATCCTTACTGGGACCCTCAGTTACGCCACTTTACTGGGCAAGATCAAGCCATCATTGACTTTCTGAGCGATGAATCTTCTGTGAATGAAATGTATAGCGATATTGATGATTATCTACAGAAATGGTTACCAGAGTTTCAAAATAATAACCGCACATATATGACCATCAGTATCGGCTGCACTGGGGGCCAACATCGCAGCGTATACATGACAGAGCGTCTTTACCAAGCCTATGAAAAGCGCTATCAAAATGTTCAATTACGTCATCGTGAATTAAACCCATAA
- the mgtE gene encoding magnesium transporter, whose amino-acid sequence MARGEYQNSKLQHLESALESGALAQVRRILNSDLQAADVAHLLESSPPKERKLLWGLIDEENEGDVLQHLGDEIQSWLLNQMSVQEMANAISDLDTDDVADVLQNLPDKVTQEVLTTMDEQDRDRIEAVLSYPEDTAGGLMNTDTITVRPDITIEVVLRYLRRHRSLPDMTDSLLVVNRRDEFIGSLPINKILVSDGDTTVREVMSTDVVSIDPETTDTQVAQLFERHDLISAPVVESHTHKLLGRITIDDVVDVIREEADHSLLSMAGLDEDEDTFAPALKTSRRRAVWLGINLITAFVASGVIGMFQDTLDKVVALAVLMPIVASMGGIAGSQTLTLVIRGQAIGHLDSGNMGWLVNREFIVGLSNGLLWSVIIALATYIWFQDIQISLIIAIAIVINLIIAVLAGALLPLLLKKLGIDPALAGSVILTTVTDVVGFMAFLGLATVFYL is encoded by the coding sequence ATGGCCAGAGGCGAATATCAGAACAGCAAATTACAACATCTTGAGTCTGCACTTGAAAGCGGTGCTTTGGCTCAAGTTCGCCGTATCCTCAACAGTGATTTGCAAGCCGCCGATGTTGCTCACCTTCTTGAATCCTCCCCCCCAAAAGAGCGTAAACTGCTGTGGGGATTGATCGACGAAGAGAACGAAGGTGACGTACTTCAACACCTAGGTGACGAAATACAAAGCTGGTTGTTAAACCAGATGTCCGTACAAGAAATGGCCAATGCTATTTCTGATCTAGATACGGATGACGTTGCTGACGTTCTACAAAATCTTCCTGATAAAGTGACTCAGGAAGTACTCACCACCATGGATGAGCAAGACCGCGACCGAATAGAAGCGGTCTTATCTTATCCAGAAGATACTGCCGGTGGTTTGATGAATACGGACACCATTACGGTGCGTCCTGACATTACTATCGAAGTAGTCTTACGTTATCTACGCCGCCACCGCAGTCTGCCTGATATGACTGATAGCTTGTTGGTAGTTAATCGCCGTGATGAATTCATAGGTAGTCTTCCCATCAATAAGATTCTTGTTAGTGATGGCGATACCACCGTGCGCGAGGTGATGAGTACAGATGTGGTCAGTATCGATCCTGAAACTACCGATACACAAGTGGCACAACTGTTTGAGCGTCACGATTTAATTTCTGCTCCAGTGGTTGAAAGTCACACGCATAAACTTTTGGGCCGAATCACCATCGATGACGTGGTTGATGTAATACGTGAAGAAGCCGACCACAGCCTCTTAAGCATGGCCGGTTTAGATGAAGATGAAGATACGTTTGCCCCGGCATTAAAAACCAGCCGACGCAGGGCCGTTTGGTTGGGCATTAATTTAATTACTGCATTTGTTGCCAGCGGCGTGATTGGTATGTTCCAAGATACATTGGATAAAGTCGTCGCATTAGCCGTGCTCATGCCCATTGTTGCTAGTATGGGTGGTATTGCAGGCAGTCAGACATTGACGCTCGTCATTCGCGGCCAGGCAATTGGTCACCTAGACTCCGGTAACATGGGCTGGTTAGTAAATCGCGAATTCATTGTCGGCTTAAGTAACGGTTTATTATGGTCCGTTATTATCGCTCTAGCGACTTATATATGGTTTCAGGATATACAAATCTCGCTCATCATTGCCATTGCAATCGTCATTAACTTAATTATCGCGGTGTTAGCAGGTGCCTTACTCCCGTTATTGCTCAAAAAACTAGGTATTGACCCTGCCTTGGCTGGTAGCGTGATATTAACCACAGTAACCGATGTGGTTGGCTTTATGGCATTTTTAGGCTTAGCAACTGTATTTTATTTATAG